A single window of Leptospira semungkisensis DNA harbors:
- a CDS encoding HTTM domain-containing protein translates to MDSISVFSKNLRSKLNANSPAWSLGAFRFGFGILLFVTAARYLHYGWVRKYFIEPSFHFKYFGFSWVPVFPAWILYPVFIILCIAAIGISLGVLYRTSLAIYLVGFLYFNLLDVSTYLNHYYFITLLLCLLFWIPADCCFSLPHFLDTYRNGRWSIPKVPNWCIWILRFQIGCVYFFGGLAKLVPDWLFQAQPLRIWLVRNTDFPVLGGFFTYPIAGYLFSYAGLFFDLFVPFCLLRSRLRPWAYGAVVIFHLLTWRLFPIGMFPWIMIFSALLFFSPSWPLKARRFLKKRGLFPYGEFRNLLKVIWLKFPVALRFFLAEYFFKLLYILENPNTWGSRLESSISRFTSGFIFRFGAWAAGIYIFLQIALPLRHFLYPGNHLWTEQGFRFAWHIMLIQKNGIASFRVTNLRTGEIQYVLPESYLTELQKTMMSTQPDLILQFAHFLGEKEKTRTGDEISVNADVRVSLNGKKSRVFIDPNRDLMKVKDDFSHKDWVLTDTK, encoded by the coding sequence ATGGATTCGATCTCTGTCTTTTCTAAAAATCTAAGATCTAAATTGAATGCAAACTCTCCTGCCTGGTCCTTAGGCGCTTTTCGTTTCGGATTCGGGATCTTATTATTCGTAACCGCAGCCAGGTATTTACATTACGGCTGGGTGCGAAAATATTTTATAGAGCCATCTTTTCATTTTAAATATTTCGGATTCTCTTGGGTTCCTGTTTTTCCTGCATGGATCCTATATCCTGTTTTTATAATATTATGTATTGCTGCAATCGGAATCTCTCTCGGAGTCCTATATCGCACATCCCTGGCAATCTATCTGGTCGGATTTCTCTATTTCAATCTACTGGACGTATCCACTTACTTAAACCATTATTACTTCATTACTCTTTTATTATGCCTTTTGTTTTGGATCCCTGCAGATTGCTGTTTTTCTTTGCCTCATTTTCTGGATACTTATCGAAACGGTAGATGGTCCATTCCCAAAGTTCCGAACTGGTGTATTTGGATCCTAAGATTTCAAATTGGTTGTGTATATTTTTTCGGAGGACTCGCTAAGTTAGTTCCTGACTGGCTCTTTCAAGCTCAACCTCTGCGAATTTGGCTCGTTAGAAATACTGACTTCCCTGTGCTCGGAGGTTTCTTTACCTATCCGATCGCCGGATACTTATTCAGCTATGCTGGATTATTCTTCGATCTGTTTGTCCCGTTCTGTCTATTGAGATCAAGGCTGAGACCTTGGGCATATGGTGCAGTCGTAATATTTCATTTACTGACTTGGAGATTATTTCCGATCGGAATGTTTCCCTGGATCATGATCTTTTCTGCGTTGCTTTTCTTTTCTCCCAGTTGGCCTCTAAAAGCTCGAAGGTTTCTTAAGAAAAGAGGTCTCTTCCCTTATGGAGAATTCAGGAACTTGCTTAAGGTTATCTGGCTGAAGTTTCCAGTTGCACTTCGTTTCTTTTTAGCCGAATATTTTTTCAAACTTCTATATATATTAGAAAATCCGAATACTTGGGGAAGTCGCCTTGAATCCTCTATCTCCCGCTTTACTTCAGGATTTATATTTCGATTCGGCGCCTGGGCAGCCGGGATCTATATTTTTCTCCAAATCGCCTTGCCTCTTCGCCACTTTCTATATCCGGGAAACCATCTTTGGACGGAGCAGGGATTTCGATTTGCCTGGCATATTATGCTGATCCAAAAGAACGGGATCGCATCTTTTAGAGTTACGAACCTCCGGACCGGAGAGATTCAATATGTATTGCCGGAATCATACCTAACTGAGTTGCAAAAAACAATGATGAGTACTCAGCCGGATCTCATCCTACAATTCGCACATTTTCTGGGAGAAAAGGAAAAGACCCGCACGGGAGACGAAATATCAGTCAATGCAGACGTTAGAGTCTCTTTAAACGGCAAAAAAAGCCGGGTATTCATAGATCCGAATCGAGATCTTATGAAGGTGAAAGACGATTTTTCCCACAAAGATTGGGTCCTCACAGATACTAAATAA